A stretch of the Polyangiaceae bacterium genome encodes the following:
- a CDS encoding prolyl oligopeptidase family serine peptidase produces MSLRVLPALGLALLASACGGDDSGGGSGGSGGGGTGGSGGGSSDPLVLVPPVALASSATDCPAAFQSAPASGQHGGFDVAGQARSFYLELPASPGPRPLMVAFNGTGETGKQIYDRADLQDFVAAGFIVLAPDSAGNGTLWPVWDGLRAPEDESLPNADLEYFDQLVKCVAFHHPVDAKRIYVSGHSAGGIFTNRVLRERSSLLAGGIPASGIFDFTAPEPPPVLDDVAVLVTWGGDNDAWSGSASGVTVPEFNFVEQAALASQYYEQKVEQAHCHGKNLGHAWLSKANAWMIDYLLFHPKGLAKGSPWKLTAPDASANFQCSEGAATFTNPNEVSCGTTPTAKCQTYCQLIGDCAAENATVEPVLGPQLEALGFSGPKHTECSGCLTKCEADATAGGAADASVLDCFATEAAGAQCGGGIPGAMPFVNATNKCCPGQSASKICGTLCTAVNSNGAASALFGGCAEWK; encoded by the coding sequence ATGTCGCTCCGTGTCCTGCCCGCGCTCGGCCTCGCCCTCCTCGCTTCCGCCTGCGGCGGTGACGACTCCGGCGGAGGTAGTGGCGGCAGCGGCGGCGGCGGCACCGGCGGCTCGGGCGGCGGCAGCTCGGATCCGCTGGTGCTGGTGCCCCCGGTCGCGCTCGCGTCGAGCGCCACGGACTGCCCGGCCGCGTTCCAGAGCGCGCCGGCGAGCGGTCAGCACGGAGGCTTCGACGTCGCCGGTCAGGCGCGCAGCTTCTACCTGGAGCTGCCCGCGAGCCCTGGGCCCCGCCCGCTGATGGTCGCCTTCAACGGCACCGGCGAGACCGGCAAGCAGATCTACGACCGCGCCGACTTGCAGGACTTCGTCGCCGCCGGCTTCATCGTGCTGGCGCCCGACAGCGCCGGCAACGGCACGCTCTGGCCGGTCTGGGACGGCCTGCGCGCGCCGGAAGACGAGAGCCTGCCCAACGCGGACCTGGAGTATTTCGACCAGCTGGTGAAGTGCGTCGCGTTTCACCACCCGGTGGACGCGAAGCGCATCTACGTCTCGGGGCACTCCGCCGGCGGCATCTTCACCAACCGCGTCTTGCGCGAGCGCTCGAGCCTGCTCGCCGGTGGTATCCCGGCCTCGGGCATCTTCGACTTCACCGCGCCGGAGCCGCCGCCGGTGCTCGACGACGTCGCCGTGCTGGTCACCTGGGGCGGCGACAACGACGCCTGGAGCGGCAGCGCCTCGGGCGTGACGGTGCCCGAGTTCAATTTCGTCGAGCAAGCCGCGCTCGCGAGCCAGTACTACGAGCAGAAGGTCGAGCAGGCGCACTGCCACGGCAAGAACCTGGGTCATGCCTGGCTCTCCAAGGCCAACGCGTGGATGATCGACTACCTACTCTTCCACCCCAAGGGTCTGGCCAAGGGGAGCCCCTGGAAGCTCACGGCGCCGGACGCCAGTGCCAACTTCCAGTGCAGCGAAGGCGCGGCCACCTTCACCAACCCGAACGAGGTGAGCTGCGGCACCACCCCCACCGCGAAGTGCCAGACCTACTGCCAGCTGATCGGCGACTGCGCCGCCGAGAACGCCACCGTCGAGCCGGTGCTGGGCCCGCAGCTCGAGGCGCTGGGCTTCAGCGGCCCGAAGCACACCGAGTGCAGCGGTTGCCTGACGAAGTGCGAAGCGGACGCGACGGCCGGCGGCGCGGCGGACGCGAGCGTGCTCGATTGCTTTGCCACCGAGGCCGCCGGCGCCCAATGCGGCGGCGGCATCCCCGGGGCGATGCCTTTCGTGAACGCGACCAACAAGTGCTGCCCAGGGCAGAGCGCGAGCAAGATCTGCGGCACGCTCTGCACCGCGGTCAACTCCAACGGCGCGGCGTCCGCGCTGTTCGGCGGCTGCGCCGAGTGGAAGTGA
- a CDS encoding SUMF1/EgtB/PvdO family nonheme iron enzyme — translation MRLCWLTLALALGCAERPRETPAPALAPAASSAPALPPPVVLPADASPPAGPRLSALGYAITETYRMPRLEWRRWQELYWQGVADALPPLPPEAAAGSAACPAGMLRVKGGFVLDDKGRADTDQVAAYQNAVCTFWRTPDHGENGLCDRFDADRWRAKVATLPKQPMDFCIDRYEYPNAHGEFPLVVVTFSEAEAFCKKERKRVCSENEWTFACEGEEALPYPYGFERDAEKCNISVLGPGPTKDMFSPRTTKDTAKGIDLSWRGKRSGEMAACKSPFGVMDLTGNVDEWTVNSRKYGRKMIMKGGHWGPARQRCRPATRGHGPFYVRYDQGFRCCAEVTGSAR, via the coding sequence ATGCGACTCTGCTGGCTCACGTTGGCACTGGCTCTCGGTTGCGCGGAGCGCCCGCGCGAAACGCCCGCGCCCGCGCTCGCGCCCGCCGCCTCGTCGGCCCCGGCCTTGCCGCCGCCGGTCGTCCTGCCCGCGGACGCCTCTCCGCCCGCGGGTCCGCGCTTGAGCGCCCTCGGCTACGCCATCACCGAGACCTACCGCATGCCGCGGCTCGAGTGGCGCCGCTGGCAGGAGCTCTACTGGCAAGGAGTCGCCGACGCGCTGCCGCCGCTGCCGCCGGAGGCCGCGGCGGGCTCGGCTGCCTGCCCCGCGGGCATGCTGCGGGTGAAGGGCGGCTTCGTGCTGGACGACAAGGGACGCGCCGACACCGACCAGGTCGCCGCCTACCAGAACGCGGTCTGCACCTTCTGGCGCACGCCGGATCACGGCGAGAACGGCCTCTGCGATCGCTTCGACGCTGACCGGTGGCGGGCGAAGGTGGCGACGCTGCCCAAGCAGCCCATGGACTTCTGCATCGACCGCTACGAGTACCCGAACGCCCACGGCGAGTTTCCGCTCGTGGTGGTGACGTTCTCGGAGGCGGAGGCCTTCTGCAAGAAAGAGCGGAAGCGGGTGTGCAGCGAGAACGAATGGACCTTCGCCTGCGAAGGCGAGGAGGCGCTGCCCTATCCGTACGGCTTCGAGCGCGACGCCGAGAAGTGCAACATCAGCGTCCTCGGCCCGGGGCCGACCAAGGACATGTTCAGCCCGCGCACCACCAAGGACACGGCGAAGGGCATCGATCTCTCGTGGCGCGGCAAGCGCTCCGGTGAGATGGCGGCCTGCAAGAGCCCCTTCGGGGTGATGGACCTGACCGGCAACGTGGACGAGTGGACGGTCAACTCTCGCAAATACGGGCGCAAGATGATCATGAAGGGCGGGCACTGGGGACCGGCGCGGCAGCGCTGCCGCCCGGCGACCCGCGGGCACGGTCCGTTCTACGTGCGCTACGACCAGGGCTTCCGCTGCTGCGCGGAGGTCACGGGATCCGCACGCTGA
- a CDS encoding DUF362 domain-containing protein, producing MATSKVAIVRTSPKTVLEDYHRLMNLAGYQEVVDKTADTGLKVNISWHFFYPGSSTTPWQLEGVIRAMKQDGYKSELIHACHNRTVVIDAHLGERENKQVDVVEAHGLRNVHLYEGEEWIDVRDAVGDLTKKFLCLNEVYPKGFSIPKRFIGENIIHLPTVKTHIFTTTTGAMKNAFGGLLNEHRHWTHPVIHETLVDLLMIQKKIHRGVFAVMDGTFAGDGPGPRCMVPHVKNVLLASSDQVAIDAVAAKLMGMDPMRDLKFVRLAHEQGLGVGDPRDIEIVGDADAAKENWHFDGPFKQMTFASRNQHRIYWGPLKKPVEWSLKTWLAPWAYVASVAYHDLFWYPYYGKARVEETLRSDWGRLFANWGKVQPDAAGLGYPDVGAEHPELVRTGLKHFAEGFRLVGMAVAESPEIQARKRRAAQAEL from the coding sequence ATGGCTACTTCCAAGGTCGCAATCGTCCGCACTTCGCCAAAGACCGTCCTCGAGGACTACCACCGCCTGATGAACCTGGCGGGCTACCAGGAGGTGGTCGACAAGACCGCGGACACCGGCCTGAAGGTCAACATCTCCTGGCACTTCTTCTACCCCGGCTCGTCCACCACCCCCTGGCAGCTCGAGGGCGTCATCCGCGCCATGAAGCAGGACGGCTACAAGAGCGAGCTGATCCACGCCTGCCACAACCGCACCGTGGTCATCGACGCCCACCTGGGTGAGCGCGAGAACAAGCAGGTGGACGTGGTCGAGGCCCACGGCCTGCGCAACGTGCACCTGTACGAGGGCGAAGAGTGGATCGACGTGCGCGACGCCGTCGGCGATCTGACCAAGAAGTTCCTGTGCCTGAACGAGGTCTACCCGAAGGGCTTCAGCATCCCGAAGCGCTTCATCGGCGAGAACATCATCCACCTGCCCACGGTGAAGACCCACATCTTCACCACCACCACGGGCGCGATGAAGAACGCCTTCGGCGGCCTCTTGAACGAGCACCGCCACTGGACGCACCCGGTCATCCACGAGACCTTGGTCGACCTGCTGATGATCCAGAAGAAGATCCACCGCGGCGTGTTCGCGGTGATGGACGGCACCTTCGCCGGAGACGGCCCCGGTCCGCGCTGCATGGTGCCCCACGTGAAGAACGTGCTGCTCGCCAGCAGCGACCAGGTCGCCATCGACGCAGTCGCCGCCAAGCTGATGGGCATGGACCCGATGCGGGACCTCAAGTTCGTGCGCCTGGCCCACGAGCAGGGGCTCGGCGTCGGTGATCCGCGGGACATCGAGATCGTCGGCGACGCCGACGCGGCCAAGGAGAACTGGCACTTCGACGGCCCCTTCAAGCAGATGACCTTCGCCAGCCGGAACCAGCACCGCATCTACTGGGGCCCACTGAAGAAGCCGGTGGAGTGGTCGCTCAAGACCTGGCTCGCGCCCTGGGCCTACGTGGCGAGCGTCGCCTACCACGATCTGTTCTGGTACCCGTACTACGGCAAGGCGCGCGTGGAAGAGACGCTGCGCAGCGACTGGGGCCGGCTCTTCGCCAACTGGGGCAAGGTGCAGCCGGACGCGGCCGGTCTGGGCTACCCCGACGTCGGCGCGGAGCACCCGGAGCTGGTGCGCACCGGGCTCAAACACTTCGCCGAGGGCTTCCGCCTGGTCGGCATGGCCGTGGCGGAGAGCCCGGAGATCCAGGCGCGCAAGCGTCGCGCCGCGCAGGCTGAGCTCTGA
- a CDS encoding M3 family metallopeptidase, protein MIPSLALGLALGCGPTQSALPPENPTPAEAKVNPAADLHRAALAEVARLRKAADQDPMLAVWSGPYGGVPPWDKAKAEHFPKAFEAGIALLLAEVDAIAKNPEPASFDNTLRALEDAGRHQSRAETLFSVLSGNLNTPEVQAVDREWSPRITEAYDKITFNEQLFARISAVHAARNAAGLTAEQRRLVERVYDNYVRAGAKLSAEQKKRMGEINQELAVLYTDFGNKVLADEDTWIVLEKKEDLAGLPDSLRQSYQAAAKEKKLEGKWAVVNTRSSVDPFLTSSARRDLREKVWKAFKNRGDNGDKNDTNATIAKIVKLRAERAALLGYASHAHWRMSDTMAKDPKKASELMLRVWPAAVARVKEEVADMSALAKKDKVQVFEPWDYLYYAEKVRKAKYALDQAELKPYFELNNMIQAAFWMAGELYGLSFTEIPGKVPVFRPDVRVWEVKDKASGKYVGLFYGDYFARQHKRSGAWASGYQGHETFTGKVLTPITSNNNNFVAGEAGKPVLISLDDAQTLFHEFGHALHGLLSEVNYPGLASTPRDFVEYPSQVHEMWVLTRPVLDRFAKHAETGKPMPQALVDKVMASRKFNTGYTTVEYLSAAIVDMELHTKADGVVDPDAFERETMQKIGAPREVAMRHRVPQFNHLFTSDSYSAGYYSYLWSEVMDADTRKAFEEAGNVFDKATADKLRKYILAPGNGTDRAEAYRQFRGRDPDVKALLEKRGFPTN, encoded by the coding sequence ATGATCCCCTCGCTCGCGCTGGGCCTGGCCCTCGGCTGTGGTCCGACCCAGAGCGCGCTCCCTCCCGAAAACCCCACGCCCGCCGAGGCAAAAGTGAACCCAGCAGCAGATCTCCACCGTGCAGCTCTCGCCGAGGTCGCGCGGCTGCGCAAGGCGGCCGACCAGGATCCGATGCTCGCGGTGTGGAGCGGGCCCTACGGTGGCGTGCCGCCCTGGGACAAGGCGAAGGCCGAGCACTTTCCCAAGGCCTTCGAGGCCGGGATCGCGCTGCTCTTGGCCGAGGTGGACGCCATCGCCAAGAACCCGGAGCCTGCGAGCTTCGACAACACGCTTCGGGCGCTGGAGGACGCCGGCCGGCATCAGAGCCGCGCGGAGACGCTGTTCAGCGTTCTCTCCGGCAACCTGAACACCCCCGAGGTGCAGGCCGTCGACCGCGAGTGGTCGCCGAGGATCACCGAGGCCTACGACAAGATCACCTTCAACGAGCAGCTCTTCGCGCGGATCTCGGCGGTCCACGCGGCCCGGAACGCCGCGGGGCTCACGGCGGAGCAGAGGCGCCTGGTCGAGCGGGTCTACGACAACTACGTGCGCGCCGGCGCCAAGCTCAGCGCCGAGCAGAAGAAGCGCATGGGCGAGATCAACCAGGAGCTCGCCGTCCTCTACACCGACTTCGGCAACAAGGTGCTCGCCGACGAGGACACCTGGATCGTGCTGGAGAAGAAGGAAGACCTCGCCGGCCTGCCGGACTCGCTGCGCCAGAGCTACCAGGCCGCGGCGAAGGAGAAGAAGCTCGAGGGCAAGTGGGCCGTGGTCAACACGCGCTCCAGCGTCGATCCGTTCCTGACCTCGTCCGCGCGGCGCGATCTGCGCGAGAAGGTCTGGAAGGCGTTCAAGAACCGCGGCGACAACGGCGACAAGAACGACACCAACGCCACCATCGCCAAGATCGTGAAGCTCCGGGCCGAGCGCGCGGCGCTGCTGGGCTACGCCTCCCACGCCCATTGGCGCATGTCCGACACCATGGCCAAGGACCCGAAGAAGGCGAGCGAGCTGATGCTGCGGGTCTGGCCGGCTGCGGTCGCTCGGGTCAAGGAAGAAGTCGCGGACATGAGCGCCCTGGCCAAGAAGGACAAGGTGCAGGTGTTCGAGCCCTGGGACTACCTCTACTACGCGGAGAAGGTGCGCAAGGCGAAGTACGCCCTCGATCAGGCAGAGCTGAAGCCGTACTTCGAGCTGAACAACATGATCCAGGCCGCCTTCTGGATGGCTGGAGAGCTCTACGGCCTGAGCTTCACGGAGATCCCCGGCAAGGTCCCGGTCTTCCGCCCCGACGTCCGGGTCTGGGAGGTGAAGGACAAGGCCAGCGGCAAATACGTCGGTCTGTTCTACGGAGACTACTTCGCGCGGCAGCACAAGCGGTCCGGCGCCTGGGCCTCCGGTTACCAGGGGCACGAGACCTTCACCGGCAAGGTGCTCACCCCCATCACGTCCAACAACAACAACTTCGTGGCGGGAGAGGCCGGGAAGCCCGTGCTCATCTCGCTGGACGACGCGCAGACGCTGTTCCACGAGTTCGGGCACGCGCTGCACGGCCTGCTCTCGGAGGTGAACTACCCCGGTCTCGCCTCCACACCTCGCGACTTCGTCGAGTACCCGTCCCAGGTGCACGAGATGTGGGTCCTGACCCGGCCGGTGCTCGACCGCTTCGCCAAGCACGCCGAGACGGGCAAGCCCATGCCGCAGGCGCTGGTGGACAAGGTGATGGCGTCCCGCAAGTTCAACACGGGCTACACCACCGTCGAGTACCTGTCGGCGGCCATCGTCGACATGGAGCTCCACACCAAGGCCGACGGCGTCGTCGATCCGGACGCCTTCGAGCGCGAGACCATGCAGAAGATCGGCGCGCCCAGGGAAGTGGCGATGCGCCACCGCGTGCCGCAGTTCAACCACCTCTTCACCAGCGACTCGTACTCCGCCGGGTACTACAGCTACCTGTGGTCGGAGGTCATGGACGCGGACACCCGCAAGGCGTTCGAGGAGGCCGGCAACGTGTTCGACAAGGCGACGGCGGACAAGCTCAGGAAGTACATCCTGGCGCCGGGCAACGGCACCGACCGCGCCGAGGCCTACCGCCAGTTCCGCGGCCGCGATCCGGACGTGAAGGCGCTGCTCGAAAAGCGCGGTTTCCCGACGAACTGA
- a CDS encoding serine/threonine protein kinase, which produces MTEGLGKLPVAGDKLAGKYTILRVIGEGGMGVVYEGRHDRLGQRVAIKVLREAERKNPEVVARFEREARLAAKLKSHNVARVSDVDVLADGTPFLVMEYLEGVDLDFELTQRGRLPLAEAVGYVLQACSAVAEAHALGIVHRDLKPHNLFLTDDGDERVVKLLDFGISKITQEEPDSVTLTRSSLGTPLYMSPEQIRSARVADRRSDVWSLGVILYELTTGRPPFDGDGPAAVIAAITADAPTNPSELRPEMSRGLADAIMRALEKDPARRFQTVVELAEALKGFGAEGSWAPPPLHTSSQPRITIPDLPRISAEAITMLDPHAGRDSFPDLGESHAPVATSARPAPEPAASPQRRSRALLFAALAVLSAAGAVVAWRFSQTGPELASSPAVAAPPVTAPAPAQPEAARERPAAPVVTPANEAPSVDAGPRAPRHKAVVGGARVGAPVPSAVPSPKPSAAPPPPPPQNPDNPLHL; this is translated from the coding sequence GTGACGGAGGGATTGGGCAAGCTGCCTGTGGCCGGCGACAAGCTCGCCGGCAAGTACACGATCCTGCGGGTGATCGGCGAGGGCGGCATGGGGGTGGTCTACGAGGGTCGCCACGACCGCCTTGGCCAGCGCGTGGCCATCAAGGTCCTGCGCGAGGCCGAGCGGAAGAACCCCGAGGTCGTGGCGCGGTTCGAGCGCGAGGCGCGCCTGGCGGCGAAGCTCAAGAGCCACAACGTCGCCCGGGTCAGTGACGTCGACGTGCTCGCGGACGGCACACCGTTCTTGGTCATGGAGTACCTCGAAGGCGTCGATCTCGACTTCGAGCTCACTCAGAGAGGACGCCTGCCCCTGGCCGAGGCGGTGGGCTATGTGCTCCAGGCTTGCTCCGCCGTGGCGGAGGCGCACGCCCTCGGCATCGTTCACCGCGATCTCAAGCCGCACAACCTGTTCCTGACGGACGACGGCGACGAGCGCGTGGTCAAGCTGCTCGACTTCGGCATCTCGAAGATCACGCAAGAAGAGCCCGACTCGGTCACGCTCACCCGCTCGTCGCTCGGGACACCGCTCTACATGTCGCCGGAGCAGATCCGCTCCGCCCGGGTTGCCGACCGGCGCTCGGACGTCTGGTCGCTCGGCGTGATCCTGTACGAGCTGACGACGGGGCGCCCCCCCTTCGACGGGGACGGCCCGGCCGCGGTGATCGCGGCCATCACGGCGGACGCACCGACGAACCCGAGCGAGCTCCGGCCGGAAATGAGCCGAGGGCTCGCCGACGCCATCATGCGCGCGCTCGAGAAGGATCCCGCTCGCCGCTTTCAAACGGTGGTCGAGCTCGCGGAGGCCCTGAAGGGGTTCGGCGCCGAGGGCTCCTGGGCGCCGCCGCCCCTGCACACCTCGTCACAACCGCGCATCACCATCCCCGACCTGCCGCGCATCTCCGCGGAGGCCATCACGATGCTCGACCCGCACGCCGGGCGCGACAGCTTCCCCGATCTCGGCGAGTCGCACGCGCCCGTGGCGACCTCGGCGCGGCCGGCGCCAGAGCCCGCTGCCTCTCCTCAGCGCCGTTCGCGCGCCCTGCTGTTCGCCGCGCTGGCCGTGCTCTCCGCCGCGGGTGCGGTCGTGGCCTGGCGATTCTCCCAGACCGGCCCCGAGCTGGCTTCGAGCCCGGCGGTCGCGGCGCCACCCGTCACGGCGCCCGCGCCGGCGCAACCCGAGGCCGCCCGCGAGCGGCCGGCTGCCCCAGTCGTCACTCCAGCGAACGAAGCCCCGAGCGTCGATGCAGGCCCGCGCGCCCCCAGGCACAAGGCAGTGGTCGGTGGGGCGAGGGTCGGCGCTCCCGTGCCGAGCGCTGTACCCTCGCCCAAGCCAAGCGCGGCGCCACCGCCTCCTCCGCCTCAGAACCCCGACAACCCGCTGCACCTATGA
- the sthA gene encoding Si-specific NAD(P)(+) transhydrogenase, with protein sequence MGSESAEHFDLVVIGSGPAGEKGAAQAAYFGKRVAVVESEPEPGGAAVHTGTLPSKTLRETALYVSGYRARNLYGVAVELASDATVPALIARKNAIAAQASRTIRENLARHTVTYVRGHGSFEDANTVLVKGPEGSRRLHGDFVLIATGSRPHRPSDIDFTDPGIDDSDEILGIEKLPASLAILGGGVIGCEYACMFAALGVKVTLVDARPDILPFLDAEIVERLREAMGNLGIRIVLGQRWNRVAREGSVIVADLGAERLETEYLLFAAGRIGNTESLGLDRIGVTPNARGYLQVDATYRTSVPNVLAAGDVIGFPALASASMEQGRVAVCKAFGFDYKQAVAEIVPYGIYTIPEVSSVGETEQSARVKGMDVVVGRALYRNNARGQITGDVEGITKLVVERGSRRVVGVHVIGERATELVHIGQTALHCDAQVDLFIEMVFNYPTLAESYKYAAYECLGALARSP encoded by the coding sequence ATGGGGAGCGAAAGCGCCGAACACTTCGACCTCGTCGTCATCGGCTCCGGGCCCGCGGGCGAGAAGGGCGCGGCTCAGGCCGCGTACTTCGGCAAGCGGGTCGCGGTGGTGGAGTCCGAGCCCGAGCCGGGCGGCGCCGCCGTCCACACCGGCACCCTGCCCAGCAAGACGCTGCGCGAGACCGCGCTCTACGTGTCGGGGTACCGCGCCCGCAACCTGTACGGTGTGGCCGTCGAGCTGGCCTCCGACGCGACGGTGCCGGCGCTGATCGCCCGCAAGAACGCCATCGCGGCCCAGGCCTCGCGCACCATCCGAGAGAATCTGGCCCGGCACACCGTGACCTACGTCCGGGGCCACGGCAGCTTCGAGGACGCCAACACCGTGCTGGTGAAAGGCCCCGAAGGCTCGCGGCGGCTTCACGGCGACTTCGTGCTGATCGCCACCGGCTCGCGCCCGCACCGTCCGAGCGACATCGACTTCACCGATCCGGGCATCGACGACAGCGACGAGATCCTCGGCATCGAGAAGCTGCCGGCGTCCCTCGCCATATTGGGTGGCGGTGTGATCGGTTGCGAGTACGCCTGCATGTTCGCTGCCCTGGGCGTGAAGGTGACGCTGGTGGATGCTCGCCCCGACATCTTGCCGTTCTTGGACGCGGAAATCGTCGAGCGGCTACGCGAGGCGATGGGCAACCTGGGCATCCGCATCGTGCTCGGCCAGCGCTGGAATCGCGTCGCGCGCGAAGGCTCGGTCATCGTCGCGGATCTCGGCGCCGAGCGCCTGGAGACCGAGTACCTGCTATTCGCCGCCGGCCGCATCGGCAACACCGAGAGCCTGGGCCTGGACCGCATCGGAGTGACCCCCAACGCCCGCGGATACCTGCAGGTGGACGCGACCTACCGTACGAGCGTGCCCAACGTGCTCGCTGCGGGTGACGTGATAGGGTTCCCCGCGCTCGCCTCCGCCAGCATGGAGCAGGGCAGGGTCGCGGTCTGCAAGGCCTTCGGCTTCGACTACAAGCAGGCCGTCGCCGAGATCGTGCCCTACGGCATCTACACCATCCCCGAGGTCAGCTCGGTCGGCGAGACCGAGCAGAGCGCCCGAGTGAAGGGCATGGACGTGGTGGTGGGCCGGGCGCTCTACCGCAACAACGCCCGCGGGCAGATCACCGGAGACGTCGAGGGCATCACGAAGCTGGTCGTCGAGCGCGGCAGCCGCCGCGTGGTCGGCGTCCACGTCATCGGCGAGCGGGCCACGGAGCTGGTGCACATCGGGCAGACCGCGCTGCACTGCGACGCGCAAGTCGATCTCTTCATCGAAATGGTATTCAACTATCCGACACTGGCGGAGAGCTACAAATACGCCGCCTACGAGTGCCTGGGTGCCCTCGCCCGGTCCCCCTGA
- a CDS encoding AgmX/PglI C-terminal domain-containing protein: protein MGSGLRLAASALLLGACASVEAPPARVAEPGAGPVVEEAVDPGPLSLESEIGGMSQEGVERKLAELHPRFVACVERASERLSAIGGRVNVRMRVDRSGQVRWAYLTDTTLGDREAESCVLELVKSRRWPRPKSGEGLAETSFEVEAADAPREVPAPRASLFARQASYATRKCREGLPKGFVATAYLSAKGEVLTAGVAPPNETAESASDCIVEALRGLRAAGLVAARGAPAKVSVRIP, encoded by the coding sequence ATGGGATCCGGCCTCCGCTTGGCAGCAAGTGCGCTCCTTCTGGGTGCGTGCGCGTCCGTGGAGGCGCCGCCCGCACGCGTGGCCGAGCCGGGCGCTGGGCCCGTGGTGGAAGAGGCGGTGGATCCCGGCCCGCTCTCGCTGGAGTCGGAGATCGGCGGCATGAGTCAGGAGGGGGTCGAGCGAAAGCTCGCGGAGCTGCACCCGCGCTTCGTCGCCTGCGTGGAGCGGGCCAGCGAGCGGCTCAGCGCCATCGGCGGCCGGGTCAACGTGCGCATGCGCGTCGATCGCTCGGGTCAGGTGCGCTGGGCCTACCTCACCGACACGACGCTCGGCGATCGCGAAGCGGAGAGCTGCGTGCTCGAGCTGGTCAAGAGCCGGCGCTGGCCGCGCCCGAAGAGCGGCGAAGGGCTGGCCGAGACCTCCTTCGAGGTGGAGGCTGCCGACGCGCCGCGCGAGGTGCCGGCGCCGCGTGCCTCGCTGTTCGCGCGCCAGGCGAGCTACGCCACGCGCAAGTGCCGCGAGGGGCTGCCCAAGGGCTTCGTCGCCACCGCCTACCTGAGCGCCAAAGGAGAAGTGCTGACCGCCGGGGTGGCGCCGCCGAACGAGACGGCAGAGAGCGCCTCCGACTGCATCGTGGAGGCGTTGCGCGGGCTCCGCGCCGCGGGGCTGGTCGCCGCGCGCGGCGCGCCCGCGAAGGTCAGCGTGCGGATCCCGTGA
- a CDS encoding amidohydrolase, whose translation MSAEPVVDAWIQHPTRDFVAHPMFASLRRWMGAEELPSSIPLELTVAALEGAGVRHALLAAWHGPGGALISNDEVANAVRARPDLFTGVASVDLGRPMDGVRELRRAVKQLGMKALRILPWLWNLPPNDRRYYPLYAECVELGIPFCLQVGHTGPLAPSDPGRPIPYLDEVALEFPELSIVGGHIGYPWHNEMIALATKYENVYIDTSAYKPKRFPPELVAFLRSHGRKKVLFGSNYPMILPGDCLAQLDELGLDAEARRAFLNDNAVKVFRL comes from the coding sequence ATGTCCGCCGAGCCCGTCGTCGACGCCTGGATTCAGCACCCCACCCGGGATTTCGTCGCTCACCCCATGTTCGCCTCGCTCCGGCGCTGGATGGGCGCCGAGGAGCTGCCGTCCAGTATCCCCCTGGAGCTGACCGTCGCGGCGCTCGAGGGCGCAGGGGTCCGGCACGCGCTGCTCGCGGCTTGGCACGGTCCGGGCGGCGCGCTGATCTCCAACGACGAGGTCGCGAACGCGGTGCGCGCGCGCCCCGACCTGTTCACTGGCGTGGCGTCGGTCGACCTCGGGCGCCCCATGGACGGCGTGCGCGAGCTCCGGCGAGCGGTGAAGCAACTGGGCATGAAGGCCCTGCGCATCTTGCCCTGGCTCTGGAACCTGCCGCCGAACGACCGGCGCTACTACCCGCTCTACGCCGAGTGCGTGGAGCTCGGCATTCCGTTCTGTCTTCAGGTCGGCCACACCGGCCCCCTCGCGCCCTCGGATCCGGGCCGGCCCATCCCCTACCTGGACGAGGTCGCCCTCGAGTTCCCGGAGCTCTCCATCGTCGGCGGTCACATCGGTTACCCCTGGCACAACGAGATGATCGCGCTCGCGACCAAGTACGAGAACGTCTACATCGACACCAGCGCGTACAAGCCCAAGCGCTTCCCGCCCGAGCTCGTCGCCTTCCTCCGCAGCCACGGCCGGAAGAAGGTGCTGTTCGGCTCGAACTACCCGATGATCCTGCCGGGGGACTGCTTGGCCCAGCTGGACGAGCTCGGCCTGGACGCCGAAGCGCGCCGCGCCTTCCTGAACGACAACGCGGTCAAGGTGTTCCGGCTCTGA